A single Crateriforma conspicua DNA region contains:
- a CDS encoding GntR family transcriptional regulator, whose amino-acid sequence MLFHIDPSNGVAIYDQVVRQVKFAVADGVLREGEMAPSVRELSRQLTINPNTVARAYNQLQTDGVLESIRGTGLAVKKRATDRCRKERDAIVSARIGQAIDEALRSGLAVGQVRDLVEQALIQSNVSQPEAQS is encoded by the coding sequence ATGCTGTTCCATATCGACCCCAGCAACGGGGTCGCCATTTACGACCAAGTCGTCCGCCAAGTGAAGTTTGCCGTCGCCGACGGTGTGCTACGCGAAGGCGAAATGGCACCCAGCGTCCGCGAACTTTCCCGACAACTGACCATCAACCCCAACACGGTCGCCCGGGCGTACAACCAATTGCAGACCGACGGCGTGCTGGAATCGATTCGCGGCACCGGGTTGGCCGTCAAGAAAAGGGCCACCGATCGGTGTCGAAAGGAACGTGACGCGATCGTCAGTGCCCGCATCGGCCAAGCGATCGACGAAGCCCTTCGCAGCGGTCTTGCCGTGGGCCAGGTGCGTGACCTGGTTGAACAAGCCCTGATCCAGTCCAACGTTTCCCAACCGGAGGCCCAATCATGA
- a CDS encoding formylglycine-generating enzyme family protein: MFIALAALVGLTTHATAATPGIADEKPADGPSVKVDQGYMVPYTVRIPGTDIEFEMIPVSGGTYQMGSPDSEEDRNDDEGPQVKVEVAPMWVAKTEVTWQQYKEYMRMYSIFKDFEARGERTVSDDNMTDAITAPTELYDPTFTYEYGEEPMQPAVTMTVYAAKQFTKWLSRITNQQFRLPTEAEWEYAARAGTTTAYSFGDTADDIDDYAWYFDNALDGPGLVATKKPNAFGLYDMHGNAAEWVVDLYSEDGYARLADKQPVDAIESVQWPETPWPAVARGGSWEMDPPDLRSAARLASNDDDWKSEDPNFPVSPWWHTSDPSRGVGFRLFRSLEPLADEKINLFWDANDEETKDAVQSRIQGGRGGWGLVDESLPEAIENMDN, encoded by the coding sequence TTGTTCATCGCGTTGGCCGCATTGGTCGGCTTGACCACCCATGCGACCGCAGCGACGCCCGGTATCGCCGACGAAAAGCCGGCCGACGGTCCGTCGGTCAAAGTGGACCAGGGGTACATGGTGCCTTACACGGTTCGAATTCCGGGGACCGACATCGAGTTTGAAATGATTCCGGTTTCCGGCGGGACCTACCAAATGGGCAGTCCCGATTCGGAAGAAGACCGCAATGATGACGAAGGCCCTCAGGTCAAAGTCGAAGTGGCACCGATGTGGGTCGCCAAGACCGAAGTGACTTGGCAGCAGTACAAGGAATACATGCGCATGTATTCGATCTTCAAAGACTTCGAAGCCCGTGGCGAACGCACCGTCAGTGATGACAACATGACCGATGCGATCACGGCACCGACCGAGCTGTACGATCCGACCTTCACCTACGAATACGGCGAAGAACCGATGCAACCCGCGGTGACCATGACGGTCTATGCGGCCAAACAGTTCACCAAGTGGCTTTCGCGGATCACCAACCAACAGTTCCGCTTGCCGACCGAGGCCGAATGGGAATACGCTGCTCGCGCGGGAACCACCACCGCGTACAGTTTCGGCGACACCGCGGACGATATTGATGATTACGCGTGGTACTTCGACAACGCATTGGACGGACCGGGCTTGGTCGCGACGAAGAAGCCCAATGCGTTTGGTCTGTATGACATGCACGGCAACGCCGCTGAATGGGTCGTTGATCTGTACAGCGAAGACGGTTACGCCCGACTGGCCGACAAGCAACCGGTCGATGCGATCGAATCGGTCCAGTGGCCGGAAACGCCATGGCCCGCCGTGGCTCGTGGAGGATCCTGGGAAATGGACCCGCCGGATCTTCGCAGCGCGGCACGCTTGGCCAGCAACGACGATGATTGGAAAAGCGAAGACCCGAACTTCCCCGTCAGCCCCTGGTGGCACACCAGCGACCCATCGCGAGGCGTCGGGTTCCGTTTGTTCCGATCGTTGGAACCATTGGCCGACGAAAAGATCAATCTGTTCTGGGACGCCAACGACGAAGAAACCAAGGATGCCGTTCAGTCACGGATTCAAGGTGGTCGGGGCGGCTGGGGCCTGGTCGACGAATCGTTGCCCGAAGCGATCGAGAACATGGACAACTGA
- a CDS encoding 2-isopropylmalate synthase, producing MSSSRYIRIFDTTLRDGEQSPGCSMNLAEKLEVAQALADLGVDIIEAGFPIASPGDFESVKQIAGTVRGATICGLARCNEKDIDAAWEALKTAPAARIHVFLATSAIHREFKLRMSPDEIVQRAVTGVRRAAGYCDDVEFSPEDAFRTEPDFLCRVVEAAIDAGATTVNIPDTVGYATPGEIYDRIKLLRQKVPNIDKAVISMHCHDDLGMGVANSLAGVAAGAGQIECTINGIGERAGNAALEEVVMAMKTRGDFYQCETGIDSKRLLPTSRLVSKVTGQAIPRNKAIVGRNAFAHESGIHQDGMLKERSTYEIMSPEEVGFTKTDLVLGKHSGRAALADRAKTLGLTLTGEQLQQVFERFKDLADKKKEIYDGDIIALVQQQISGSVPEEWSLVDYEVTSSRNKTPKVSVTLRKGDEEHTAQAEQGDGPIDAAFWAVEKITGVQLICKDFQVRSATLGRDAIGEVNLEVEYKGQSYRGIGVSTDSVESTILAMLNALNRIGESRPADTGDA from the coding sequence ATGTCTTCGTCTCGTTACATCCGCATTTTCGACACAACGCTTCGCGACGGCGAACAATCGCCGGGTTGCAGCATGAATCTGGCCGAAAAGCTAGAGGTTGCTCAGGCGTTGGCGGATTTGGGCGTGGACATCATCGAAGCCGGTTTTCCGATCGCTTCGCCGGGAGACTTTGAATCCGTCAAACAGATTGCCGGCACCGTGCGTGGGGCCACGATCTGCGGTTTGGCCCGCTGCAACGAAAAAGACATCGATGCGGCTTGGGAGGCACTCAAGACGGCACCTGCGGCCCGGATCCACGTTTTCTTGGCCACCAGCGCGATTCACCGCGAGTTCAAGTTGCGAATGTCGCCGGACGAAATCGTCCAGCGTGCGGTGACCGGCGTCCGCCGCGCCGCAGGCTATTGCGATGACGTCGAATTTTCACCTGAGGACGCCTTTCGTACCGAACCGGATTTTCTGTGCCGGGTGGTCGAAGCGGCGATCGATGCCGGGGCGACCACCGTCAACATTCCCGACACGGTGGGTTACGCGACGCCGGGTGAAATCTATGACCGGATCAAATTGCTTCGACAAAAGGTGCCCAACATCGACAAAGCGGTGATCAGCATGCACTGTCACGACGATTTGGGCATGGGCGTGGCCAACAGCCTGGCCGGCGTCGCCGCCGGGGCAGGGCAGATCGAATGCACCATCAACGGCATCGGTGAACGCGCCGGCAACGCCGCGTTGGAAGAAGTCGTGATGGCGATGAAGACCCGTGGCGATTTCTATCAATGCGAAACGGGGATCGATTCCAAGCGTTTGTTGCCCACCAGTCGACTGGTCAGCAAAGTCACCGGACAAGCGATCCCACGCAACAAAGCCATCGTTGGTCGCAATGCGTTCGCTCATGAATCTGGCATTCATCAAGACGGCATGCTGAAGGAACGCAGCACGTACGAAATCATGTCGCCCGAAGAGGTCGGATTCACGAAGACCGATTTGGTGTTGGGCAAGCACAGCGGACGCGCCGCACTTGCCGATCGCGCCAAGACGTTGGGGCTGACCTTGACCGGCGAACAGCTTCAGCAGGTCTTTGAACGTTTCAAGGATCTGGCCGACAAGAAAAAAGAGATCTATGACGGTGACATCATCGCTTTGGTCCAGCAACAAATCAGCGGCAGTGTGCCGGAGGAGTGGTCGCTGGTCGATTATGAAGTCACCAGCAGTCGCAACAAGACACCCAAGGTGTCGGTGACGCTTCGTAAGGGCGACGAAGAACACACAGCCCAGGCCGAACAAGGTGATGGTCCGATCGACGCCGCATTTTGGGCGGTCGAAAAGATCACCGGTGTGCAACTGATCTGCAAAGACTTTCAAGTCCGCAGTGCCACGCTGGGCCGGGACGCCATCGGTGAAGTCAACCTGGAAGTTGAATACAAGGGCCAGTCCTATCGCGGCATTGGTGTCAGCACCGACAGCGTCGAAAGTACGATCCTGGCGATGTTGAATGCGTTGAATCGGATCGGCGAAAGCCGACCGGCGGACACCGGCGACGCTTGA
- a CDS encoding glucuronate isomerase produces MPHPISQTIYQALADIELVDPHTHINPHAPASKSLADLLGYHYYTELAHSAGMPKDQIEDDSIGPDELVARLVKGLWPIENTVQYRWFIEICRKLFDVDCRTIDSENLETITAAAADKFASPNWADTVLSRSNVRAVFLTNDFDDDLQGFDTAKYIPCLRTDDLVFHLAKPETRQRLTDCSGIELTGSLDSLRSALKQRFEHFTASGAKACAISLPPTFEPQQVSDGRAETAWESVLRQGILADDSHHTALSRFVFWTLAELCDEFGLPFDLMIGVNRGVYESGVFQGQDLYDSRVSLIQYKALFNAFPKVTFPVSVLASVTNQELVSYAWIFPNVVTNGHWWYSNTPSFIARDAMARLEAIPQTKQIGYYSDAYKLEFVWPKFDMYRQVLSNLLAEHFVGFLGWSEEQAIALGHRVLRGNVEDIFNIESTHDGELDPRPTDDELTAVGRPDVVIGDRNDPPDAASVASELDAEPLDVGDLTGSEDETSTNIRPLGGDSQFVADDSDLRLKNDPRTGEPTLPVDEDETDKPS; encoded by the coding sequence ATGCCGCATCCCATCAGCCAGACGATCTACCAAGCCCTCGCCGATATCGAATTGGTCGATCCGCACACCCACATCAATCCGCACGCACCGGCGTCCAAGTCGCTGGCCGACCTGCTGGGATACCACTACTACACCGAACTGGCCCATTCGGCCGGCATGCCCAAAGACCAGATCGAAGACGATTCGATCGGCCCCGATGAACTGGTCGCCCGACTGGTCAAAGGCCTTTGGCCGATTGAAAACACGGTTCAGTATCGATGGTTCATCGAGATTTGCCGGAAACTTTTCGACGTCGACTGTCGAACGATTGATTCTGAAAATCTGGAGACGATCACCGCGGCAGCGGCCGACAAGTTTGCATCCCCGAATTGGGCCGACACCGTGCTGTCCCGCAGCAACGTCCGCGCGGTCTTTCTGACCAACGACTTCGACGATGATCTGCAAGGTTTCGACACCGCCAAATACATTCCTTGTCTGCGGACGGACGATCTTGTCTTTCACCTTGCCAAGCCAGAAACACGCCAGCGTTTGACCGACTGCAGCGGCATCGAACTGACCGGATCGCTGGACAGTCTGCGTTCGGCTTTGAAACAACGGTTCGAACACTTCACCGCCTCCGGTGCAAAAGCCTGTGCCATATCGTTGCCCCCCACTTTCGAGCCGCAACAGGTCAGCGACGGTCGAGCCGAAACGGCTTGGGAAAGCGTTTTGCGTCAAGGCATCTTGGCCGACGATTCACACCACACCGCGTTGTCACGTTTCGTCTTTTGGACGCTGGCCGAACTGTGCGATGAATTCGGCTTGCCGTTCGATCTGATGATCGGTGTGAATCGCGGTGTGTACGAGTCCGGCGTTTTCCAAGGTCAAGACCTGTACGATTCGCGGGTTTCGCTGATCCAGTACAAAGCCCTATTCAACGCCTTCCCCAAGGTCACCTTCCCGGTGTCCGTGTTGGCCAGCGTCACCAATCAAGAATTGGTCAGCTATGCATGGATTTTCCCGAACGTGGTCACCAACGGACACTGGTGGTACAGCAACACGCCGTCATTCATCGCCCGCGATGCGATGGCACGCTTGGAAGCGATCCCGCAAACCAAGCAGATCGGCTACTACAGCGACGCGTACAAATTGGAATTCGTGTGGCCCAAGTTCGACATGTACCGCCAGGTGCTGTCCAACTTGCTGGCCGAACACTTTGTCGGTTTCCTGGGTTGGTCCGAAGAACAGGCGATCGCCCTGGGCCATCGTGTGCTGCGTGGGAACGTCGAAGACATCTTCAACATCGAATCGACCCACGACGGCGAACTGGATCCACGACCAACCGACGACGAATTGACCGCAGTGGGTCGCCCCGATGTCGTGATCGGTGACCGCAACGATCCGCCCGATGCGGCGTCGGTTGCATCGGAATTGGATGCCGAACCGTTGGACGTCGGCGACTTGACCGGGTCCGAAGACGAAACCAGCACGAATATCCGTCCCCTGGGCGGTGATTCACAGTTTGTTGCGGACGATTCGGACTTGCGTCTGAAGAACGATCCGCGAACGGGCGAACCGACCCTGCCGGTCGACGAAGACGAAACCGACAAACCGTCCTAA
- a CDS encoding flagellar biosynthetic protein FliQ produces the protein MDASFATDLVRESLMSAMLIAAPMLIVGMAAGLLIGLIQGLTQIQDQTVAFVPKILSMAVVLVVCTPWLLARMVEFTRTVFENAGNP, from the coding sequence ATGGACGCTTCCTTTGCTACCGATCTGGTTCGCGAATCGCTGATGTCGGCGATGTTGATTGCCGCGCCCATGTTGATCGTCGGGATGGCGGCCGGGCTGTTGATCGGTCTGATACAAGGTTTGACTCAGATCCAAGATCAAACGGTGGCCTTTGTGCCCAAGATTCTGTCGATGGCCGTCGTTTTGGTCGTTTGTACGCCGTGGCTGTTGGCTCGCATGGTCGAATTCACTCGCACGGTGTTTGAAAACGCGGGGAATCCTTGA
- a CDS encoding ABC transporter ATP-binding protein: MNAPSPASAIRFQSVIKRYRKTTAVDQVSFDVPSGVVFALLGDNGAGKTTSIKAMLGTVRIDGGSIRVLGCDPVADSVALRHRIGIVPEQPSLYDWMTVDETGWFAAGFHAEGFLARYRESIRRFGIAPGKRIRELSKGMKAKVALSLATAHEPELLILDEPTSGLDPMVRREFLESMIERAATGQTVFLSSHQINEVERVADHVALMKQGRLVHCESLESLKRNTRELLVNVTDTGVPSPLGGDNVISANRTGRQWRLLVRDVTDSQIAEIENSEFVDRCSVNEPSLEEIFVGYIGESMSTDDGMTQPRPQSDDQPLAPEVSS, translated from the coding sequence ATGAATGCCCCCTCACCCGCCTCGGCCATCCGGTTCCAATCGGTCATCAAACGCTACCGCAAAACGACCGCGGTTGATCAAGTCAGCTTCGACGTGCCGTCGGGCGTCGTGTTCGCTTTGCTGGGCGACAATGGCGCGGGAAAAACGACGTCGATCAAAGCCATGTTGGGAACCGTCCGCATCGACGGCGGCAGCATTCGCGTGCTGGGTTGTGACCCGGTCGCCGACAGTGTGGCATTGCGACACCGCATCGGCATCGTTCCCGAACAACCGTCGCTGTACGACTGGATGACGGTCGACGAAACGGGCTGGTTTGCCGCCGGCTTTCACGCCGAAGGCTTCTTAGCCCGCTATCGCGAATCCATTCGCCGATTCGGTATCGCGCCGGGCAAGAGAATTCGCGAATTGTCCAAAGGCATGAAAGCCAAAGTGGCCCTGTCTCTGGCAACCGCACACGAACCGGAACTGTTGATCTTGGACGAACCCACGTCGGGCTTGGACCCGATGGTCCGGCGTGAATTTCTGGAAAGCATGATCGAACGTGCGGCAACGGGCCAAACGGTGTTTCTGTCCAGCCACCAGATCAACGAAGTCGAACGAGTCGCCGACCATGTCGCGTTGATGAAACAAGGCCGGTTGGTGCACTGCGAGTCATTGGAATCACTGAAACGCAACACCCGTGAATTGCTGGTCAACGTGACCGATACCGGTGTCCCGTCACCGCTGGGTGGTGACAACGTCATCAGCGCCAACCGAACGGGTCGGCAATGGCGATTGCTGGTTCGTGACGTGACCGATTCGCAAATTGCGGAGATTGAAAACAGCGAATTCGTCGACCGCTGCAGTGTCAACGAGCCATCGCTCGAGGAGATCTTTGTCGGCTATATCGGCGAATCGATGTCGACCGATGATGGAATGACCCAGCCACGCCCCCAAAGTGACGATCAACCCCTTGCACCGGAGGTTTCGTCATGA
- the flhB gene encoding flagellar biosynthesis protein FlhB, translating to MADSGGDKKHFATDRKRRQAREKGQVVKSQDLASALMLLSALAALWFLGDAAATQIGIAVTEGLSKPRLSLGGPAGASRHLMTHAARLGLAAVPFLLVMFAAGVLVNVTQVGLMISPDKLVPKLSNISPLSGAKRIFSLQGVMRLTFGLFKVAIIGVVAFFAVRRRYEALLGMATMTIGQVARTLFQVLVEVCLYIGAALTILAILEYAFQKWKFEQDLMMTDQELRDEMKETEGDPQVAARRRQVQRQIAMNEIGQNVPKADVVVSNPTELAIAIQYDPVTMPAPVVLAKGAGVLAQRIRRVALENGIPVVERKPLAQFLYKNVETGDVVPPEQYQAVAEVLRYVYQLQGRKMPQAA from the coding sequence ATGGCTGATTCCGGTGGTGACAAGAAACATTTTGCAACCGACCGAAAGCGGCGCCAGGCGCGTGAGAAGGGCCAGGTCGTCAAGAGCCAAGATTTGGCCAGTGCGTTGATGCTGTTGTCGGCATTGGCGGCGCTGTGGTTTCTGGGCGATGCTGCCGCCACGCAAATTGGGATTGCGGTGACCGAGGGTTTGTCCAAGCCGCGTTTGTCACTGGGTGGGCCCGCCGGCGCGTCGCGGCATCTGATGACTCATGCGGCGCGACTGGGGTTGGCCGCGGTGCCTTTCCTGTTGGTGATGTTTGCCGCCGGCGTGTTGGTGAATGTGACACAGGTCGGCTTGATGATTTCGCCCGACAAGCTGGTTCCCAAGCTCAGCAACATCAGTCCGCTGTCGGGTGCCAAACGAATCTTCTCTTTGCAGGGTGTGATGCGTTTGACCTTTGGATTGTTCAAAGTCGCGATCATCGGCGTGGTGGCGTTCTTCGCCGTTCGTCGTCGCTATGAAGCGTTGCTGGGCATGGCCACCATGACGATCGGTCAGGTCGCAAGGACTCTGTTCCAAGTGTTGGTCGAAGTGTGTCTGTATATCGGTGCGGCACTGACGATTTTGGCGATCTTGGAATACGCGTTTCAAAAATGGAAGTTTGAGCAAGACCTGATGATGACCGATCAGGAATTGCGGGATGAAATGAAGGAGACCGAGGGCGATCCACAGGTGGCCGCACGTCGCCGCCAAGTGCAGCGACAGATCGCCATGAACGAGATCGGCCAGAATGTTCCCAAGGCTGATGTGGTGGTCAGCAACCCGACGGAGTTGGCGATCGCGATTCAGTACGATCCGGTCACGATGCCGGCGCCGGTGGTGCTGGCCAAGGGGGCCGGGGTATTGGCCCAGCGGATCCGACGCGTGGCGCTTGAAAACGGCATCCCCGTCGTCGAACGTAAACCGCTTGCGCAGTTTTTGTACAAGAACGTCGAAACCGGTGACGTTGTTCCGCCGGAACAGTACCAGGCGGTCGCCGAGGTGTTGCGGTACGTCTATCAATTGCAGGGACGCAAGATGCCGCAGGCCGCCTAG
- a CDS encoding S1C family serine protease, with protein sequence MTNDPADRVEHELPQQASPPMSGKDDDSVVTGDSAVHHVWATAPDPREDPATGGTPEGQIWRFDDGVGEGGLGKVSTAENDSHVDIGVSEVEAAEDQVDQFRRAFDAAPALNPTPESANEPGPALNAPATLAPPSAFGGTSSPATSQGGSAERGRSKARAQGGSDALTQSLFLMATMLVLLATARYAVPRIVEEIRYAWHRGELRAEYETGIDGLKNVSLDALSDAYQMVTATVGPSVVHIDVQRRVDPSGDALSALLPGGSSSPSDQGSGVIVDQAGYVLTNRHVISEGDQISVTLSDGRRLPATVLGSDSLTDLAVLKIDADRLIPIRWGDSDRCKVGSPVWAVGSPFGLDRTVTFGILSGKHRMVRASNHYGAREEYQDFMQSDVAVNPGNSGGPLVDARGTLVGINTAIVGETYQGVSFSIPSNVVRKVYDKIRLTGVVQRGWLGVQLAQVDDDSIIGEDLRIRGARVEQVNPPDSPAGRAGVLPGDIIRAVDGVTVTDVGHLMRLIGNAMAGANVRLEVIRDGQTQDLQVLLGKRPDHLDR encoded by the coding sequence ATGACGAATGATCCTGCCGATCGAGTAGAACACGAGTTGCCACAGCAGGCGTCACCGCCGATGTCGGGCAAGGACGACGATTCGGTCGTCACAGGCGATTCCGCCGTCCACCACGTTTGGGCGACCGCACCCGATCCGAGGGAAGACCCGGCGACCGGTGGGACGCCGGAGGGCCAGATTTGGCGATTTGACGATGGCGTCGGCGAAGGGGGATTGGGCAAGGTTTCGACGGCAGAAAACGATTCACATGTCGACATCGGCGTTTCGGAAGTCGAGGCAGCCGAGGATCAAGTCGACCAATTTCGCCGCGCCTTTGATGCGGCGCCTGCGTTGAATCCGACTCCGGAATCCGCAAATGAACCTGGGCCTGCGTTGAATGCCCCAGCAACCTTGGCTCCGCCGTCGGCTTTCGGCGGGACGTCTTCGCCGGCCACATCGCAGGGCGGTTCAGCTGAACGCGGGCGATCAAAAGCCCGGGCCCAGGGTGGTTCGGACGCACTGACACAAAGTCTTTTTCTGATGGCCACGATGTTGGTCTTGCTGGCGACGGCACGCTATGCCGTTCCCCGGATTGTGGAAGAGATCCGTTACGCATGGCACCGTGGCGAGTTGCGGGCCGAATACGAAACAGGCATTGATGGGCTGAAGAACGTTTCGCTGGATGCACTCAGCGACGCGTACCAGATGGTGACGGCCACGGTCGGCCCCAGCGTCGTCCATATCGATGTCCAACGTCGCGTTGACCCGTCCGGTGACGCATTGTCGGCCTTGTTGCCCGGCGGCAGCAGTTCGCCGTCGGACCAGGGCAGCGGCGTGATCGTGGACCAGGCCGGCTATGTCTTGACCAACCGGCACGTCATCTCCGAAGGCGACCAGATTTCGGTGACCCTTTCGGACGGACGCCGTTTGCCCGCCACGGTTTTGGGCAGCGATTCGCTGACGGACTTGGCGGTGCTGAAAATCGATGCGGACCGTTTGATTCCGATTCGTTGGGGCGACAGCGATCGATGCAAAGTCGGTTCGCCGGTTTGGGCGGTGGGAAGTCCGTTCGGGCTGGACCGGACAGTGACGTTCGGGATTCTGAGCGGCAAACATCGCATGGTCCGCGCGTCGAATCACTACGGGGCTCGCGAGGAATACCAAGACTTCATGCAAAGCGACGTGGCGGTCAACCCGGGCAACAGTGGCGGGCCGCTGGTCGACGCTCGTGGCACCCTGGTCGGGATCAACACCGCGATCGTCGGAGAAACCTATCAGGGCGTCAGTTTTTCGATCCCCAGCAATGTCGTTCGCAAGGTGTACGACAAGATTCGTTTGACCGGTGTGGTCCAACGCGGTTGGCTGGGCGTTCAGCTGGCGCAGGTGGACGACGATTCGATCATCGGCGAAGACCTTCGGATCCGCGGTGCCAGGGTGGAACAGGTCAATCCGCCCGATTCACCCGCGGGGCGTGCCGGCGTGTTGCCCGGGGACATCATCCGTGCCGTTGACGGCGTGACCGTCACCGACGTCGGGCACCTGATGCGGTTGATCGGTAACGCCATGGCGGGGGCGAACGTGCGTTTGGAAGTGATTCGTGATGGACAAACGCAAGATTTGCAGGTCCTGCTGGGCAAACGCCCCGACCACTTGGACCGATAA
- a CDS encoding flagellar biosynthetic protein FliR produces MEATRDLSQWLVDHLVVCVLVLTRLSTLLMAMPAISAGVPKRVRAMFAIMLTALLVPTVVDMTDPARLPSIDNLVDLAVAIGREALVGMLIGATVQLIVTGIQLAGETISGTGGMQLGQSIDSTSQSSVPTLAKLVGMMVTAVLLLIGGHRVLLNVLVDSFRSMPAGNVVLDSAMMDLILTQLTSGMIAGIRVAAPVVGALLLSNLITGLVSRTLPQLNVLAIGLSINALAMLVVTSLTMGTVGYVFRTELGIAVARLQELW; encoded by the coding sequence ATGGAAGCGACCCGCGATCTGTCACAGTGGCTGGTCGATCATCTGGTGGTCTGTGTACTGGTGCTGACGCGGCTGAGCACCTTGTTGATGGCGATGCCGGCGATCAGCGCAGGGGTTCCCAAGCGGGTCCGCGCGATGTTCGCGATCATGTTGACCGCTTTGTTGGTGCCGACGGTGGTGGACATGACCGATCCGGCGCGATTGCCGAGCATCGACAACTTGGTGGATCTGGCCGTTGCGATTGGTCGTGAGGCGTTGGTGGGGATGTTGATCGGGGCCACGGTGCAATTGATCGTGACCGGGATCCAGTTGGCCGGCGAAACGATTTCCGGCACCGGCGGGATGCAGCTGGGCCAGTCGATCGATTCCACATCACAAAGTAGCGTGCCGACATTGGCTAAGTTGGTCGGCATGATGGTGACCGCGGTCTTGTTGTTGATCGGCGGCCATCGTGTGTTGCTGAACGTCCTGGTCGATAGCTTTCGATCAATGCCGGCCGGTAATGTGGTGCTGGATTCGGCGATGATGGATCTGATTCTGACGCAGTTGACGTCGGGAATGATCGCGGGGATCCGTGTGGCCGCGCCCGTGGTCGGGGCGTTGCTGCTGAGTAATCTGATCACGGGTTTGGTCAGCCGCACGTTGCCACAGCTGAACGTGTTGGCGATCGGATTAAGTATCAATGCTTTGGCGATGTTGGTCGTCACATCGCTGACCATGGGGACGGTGGGCTACGTTTTCCGAACCGAACTGGGCATCGCGGTCGCACGCTTGCAGGAGCTGTGGTAG
- the fliP gene encoding flagellar type III secretion system pore protein FliP (The bacterial flagellar biogenesis protein FliP forms a type III secretion system (T3SS)-type pore required for flagellar assembly.) — protein sequence MADATVLPRQPVELTPESLDFLGGGPEKWTSPEGMASSLQILLLLTVLSLAPAVLLMTTCYVRIVIVLGLLRQAIGLQSLPPSQVMTSVALFMTLFVMTPVWNEVYDDAIKPYTDPEIEMSLTEAFEAGALPIRRFMARQIDQAENHEDVLLFLNYMDPDGPVPSGFEDVPIRVMLPAFILSELKIAFLMGFQIYLPFLIVDLVVASVTISMGMLMLPPAVISLPFKLLLFVLVDGWNLVVHMLMNSFG from the coding sequence ATGGCGGACGCGACGGTATTGCCAAGGCAGCCGGTCGAGTTGACGCCCGAATCGTTGGACTTCTTGGGCGGCGGTCCGGAAAAATGGACCAGTCCCGAGGGCATGGCCAGCAGTTTGCAGATTTTGTTGTTGCTGACTGTGTTAAGTCTGGCGCCCGCGGTGCTGTTGATGACGACCTGTTATGTCCGCATCGTGATCGTGTTGGGATTGCTGCGACAGGCGATCGGTTTGCAGTCGTTGCCGCCCAGCCAGGTGATGACCAGTGTTGCATTGTTCATGACGCTGTTCGTCATGACGCCGGTTTGGAACGAGGTGTACGACGACGCGATCAAGCCGTACACCGATCCCGAAATTGAAATGTCGTTGACCGAGGCGTTTGAGGCGGGGGCATTGCCGATTCGGCGGTTCATGGCTCGGCAGATCGATCAGGCGGAAAATCATGAAGACGTGTTGCTGTTTTTGAACTACATGGATCCCGATGGGCCGGTGCCCAGTGGATTCGAAGACGTGCCGATTCGCGTCATGTTGCCTGCGTTCATCTTGAGCGAATTGAAGATCGCGTTCTTGATGGGCTTTCAAATTTACTTGCCGTTCTTGATCGTCGACTTGGTGGTCGCCAGCGTGACGATTTCGATGGGGATGTTGATGTTGCCACCGGCGGTGATCTCGCTGCCGTTCAAGTTGTTGTTATTTGTGTTGGTGGACGGCTGGAATTTGGTTGTTCACATGCTGATGAATAGTTTCGGATAG